One window of the Cytophagia bacterium CHB2 genome contains the following:
- a CDS encoding glycosyltransferase family 9 protein: protein MADLVSNLKNHNFQRILLSRLRFMGDVILTTPVVRRLREAYPAAEIVYLTEAAFAPLLAHNPHVDEVIAFSPQQSHAQQIRLYRHLRRRRFDLVLDLFGNPRTALMTWLTGARVRIGGDFRGRGKLYNFRVPPPNVEVSAIDFHLRSLQLLGLATTSKYTEIFLTPDERLWAQSFLFMQNIDPAKPVVALHPGATWPNKRWPEKYFAEVSNHLQKNGVQVVVTQGPGETGIVQELQRLSPAATILPVLSLRETAAIQHQCKAVVANDCGIMHLAVAVGTPTIGLFGPSQKEIWFPYEITNGHLALDIPIDCRPCHKNYCPLQHTDCQNLLPPFRVIDEVMQRLSKQAPGTIA, encoded by the coding sequence GTGGCAGACCTCGTTTCAAATCTCAAGAACCACAACTTCCAGCGCATCCTGCTCAGCCGCTTGCGCTTCATGGGCGATGTGATTTTGACGACGCCGGTGGTGCGGCGCTTGCGCGAGGCTTACCCGGCCGCTGAAATCGTTTATCTGACGGAAGCCGCCTTTGCGCCGTTGCTGGCGCACAACCCTCATGTTGATGAAGTCATTGCGTTTTCGCCGCAGCAATCGCATGCGCAGCAAATCCGATTGTATCGCCACTTGCGCCGGCGGCGCTTCGATCTTGTTCTTGATTTATTCGGCAACCCGCGCACGGCTCTGATGACGTGGTTGACCGGCGCGCGCGTCCGCATTGGCGGCGATTTTCGCGGGCGCGGCAAGCTCTACAATTTTCGCGTGCCGCCGCCCAATGTCGAAGTGAGTGCGATCGACTTTCATTTGCGCAGCCTGCAACTTCTCGGCCTGGCAACAACCAGCAAATACACCGAAATTTTTTTGACGCCGGACGAACGCTTGTGGGCGCAGAGTTTTTTATTCATGCAGAATATCGATCCGGCCAAACCGGTGGTCGCGCTTCATCCCGGCGCTACCTGGCCGAACAAGCGCTGGCCGGAAAAGTATTTTGCTGAGGTATCGAATCATTTGCAAAAAAACGGCGTGCAGGTTGTCGTCACACAAGGGCCGGGTGAAACAGGCATTGTGCAAGAATTGCAGCGACTGTCGCCGGCCGCAACGATTCTGCCGGTTTTATCTTTGCGTGAGACCGCCGCCATTCAACATCAATGCAAGGCGGTTGTGGCAAATGATTGCGGCATTATGCATCTGGCGGTGGCCGTGGGCACGCCCACCATCGGCTTGTTCGGGCCGAGCCAGAAGGAGATTTGGTTTCCCTATGAAATCACAAACGGCCATCTTGCATTGGATATTCCAATCGACTGCCGGCCGTGCCATAAAAATTATTGCCCGCTGCAACACACAGATTGCCAGAACCTGTTGCCGCCGTTTCGCGTCATCGATGAAGTTATGCAACGATTGAGCAAACAGGCTCCAGGAACGATTGCATAA